TAGATGGCGCTATTTAGCTTACTTGAGACTTGACTAGTACTCTGCCTCTTAGATTTCATACTAATGGTGTGCTGCTATAAGGGGACAGACAGCTccaaacctttttctttttttggagctGCCTGTTTCCTACCTCTTTCAGACTGCTGCATCTTTATTTTATGCTAGACAGAGCGTAATAATTGTCCATTGGGTGTTTGTTGGTCAAAACTGGTTACCAtaaaatttcacacaaatgTGCCTGGTATGCTACATATATAATAGACTTTTTAAGTGATGGGCATAATTTATTCTCTTTTACGAGGTATAGTACCAGATTTTTATCCTTTGGCAAAATATCCTTCTGAGTTATGAGAATGTGTTGAAGCCCACGGGGAAAAAATTATGCTGCGTGATATGTCAGACTTTAGTGTGCACTATCCAAGATTGATATTTCTAGTCCGTAGTGTAAAGGCTTTCTTTGAGGTTGAAAAAGTGAATCCTATAAAACAGGCGGCACTTGTTGGCAGAAAATAGGCTTGTTGTAGGTAGGCCTATATCAACAGCTTTCAGTTAGATCTTGATTTCCATTATCTTATGCTCTACCTTACAGATGGGCACTCAAGTTTTTTGACATTGATGTGGCAGGTGGAGCAATTATTGATCAATTGTAGGACTGACTTGATTCAAATAAAGGATATTGTTGAAGCCCTTGATGTATGTCTACTGCAAGAAGCATCTGGCAATAGTAACAATTTCGCTTTAGAATGTAGATcaattgcaaaagaaaagatccAGCAATATTTTGATATCCATCCCCATGCGAAGCACCAGCTAGTAGATTGTTTAAGAAAGCATAGCTTTCTGTTCCCAGTTTCTGGGGAAGATTTTGGCTCCCAGAACTGGTACTCTGAGTATATCGGGTCCTTGAGTTCTAAGCTTGGCTCTTCTAGAAGGTATTTGGCTAGTGAGTCTCCAGCACCTGCCCCATCACCTGTATCAGGACCTCCTGCATCCAGCCCAGCACCATCTCCTGGTGCTCCTAGTACTCCTGTGACTAGTACATCGCCAAGTCCACCATTTTTTCCTCGCAGTCCTGATGCTCCAACCTCACCATCTACAGGCAGTGATAATCAATCAGCAAGCACGCCATCAAATAAGcggaataataaaaaatcagtTGTTCTTGCTGTTGTAATCACAGCATCGGTCACATTGGTTCTTGTAGCACTTCTATTTTTATGCTATCGACGAGTATGCAGAACTGGCCCTCCTGTGGGCCGAAATGACGAAAGGCCCCTCCTCAGCCTAAGTTTAAGCGACTATTCCGTTGGTAACAGAAAATAACTCGATCTCATTTTCTTATTCTCCTGAATTATTAGTTCATTGGTGATAACCACATTTCCTTCTTAAACAATGCTTCACAGGTTCTCCATATAAGCCTTATGTCTATGGAAGTTCAATTAAGGAAGATAAGCCTGGTCAACAGGCATTCCATAACGAGAAGCCGTCATCTTTAAGCGGCAACTACAATGTTGAATCCAGTGTGCTCAATAACTTCTCAGGCAAGACCTCTTCAGTAGGAATTGAGGTCAATGCTACAAATCTAAATCCGAACCCCTTGCCACTGCCTCCCGGAAGGGCAGGTTCTACTGTTGGTTTTCTAAAGCCTCCTCCCGGAAGGGCAGATCCTCTTCCTCCAGAGCCACCTGCTCCTCCTAAGCCTCCTGGAAGGACAGGCCTTCCTCCTCCTGCTGCTccaccaccgcctcctcctcccACTGTAAGACCTTCAGCCGTGGGAGCAGGTCCTAAACCTCCTGGaccacctcctccacctcctggACCTCCAAGGGCCAAACCTGGTCCACCACCCCCGCCACCTCCAAAGGGTGGTGCAGCTCCACCACGGCCTCCTCAACCTCCTGGAGGTTTGAAAGTAACTCGACCCTCTCCTCCTGGTGCAAACACATCTGATGCAGGTGGATCAGACCACGAAGTTGATGCCCCAAAAGCCAAGTTGAAACCATTTTTCTGGGATAAGGTCCTGGCAAACCCtgaacaatcaatggtttggcATCAGATTAAGTCGGGGTCATTCCAGTAAGTGCAGAATCTTGTGTCCCACCaccccatctttttttttttttttttagtacatGCTTATGAGCTGCTGATGACCATGTTTTCTCTCGTGGACAGGTTCAATGAGGAGATGATTGAATCTTTGTTTGGATATGCCCCAgctaacaaaaacaaaaatgaacttaaaaaagaGTCTTCTTCACAAGATCCTTCAAATCAGTATAATCCGATCATCGATCCTAAAAAAGCACAGAACTTATCCATTCTCTTGCGGGCCTTAAATGTAACGATTGAAGAAGTCTGTGATGCCCTCCACGAAGGTGATCATTCTCTTGCTGACTTTCAAAAGCTCATATGCCACACTGCCATAGTCATCCTTGTAAACCATGTCTATCTTCATGTGCCGGTGATAAATGATACCCTTGATAAGCATAGAGTAAAGAATGGATTTGTGCACGAGAAGTCTTAACGTTGTCAGTTTATcatcttttgtttcctttctgTTTAATCACTTTGGGTAACAATTGCCCAAAGTAATTCACGTGTTCCCCTTGCGGAGTAAATTTGACGGTTGACATAATTCCTTATCTATCAGAAAAGCCTATCGGCACAGATACTCATTTTTCCTGTCAAACGCGAAGTTGGTTAATTTAGAATGTCATCTTTGACTTGGAATGGGAGGTTTATGTTATCTATTTTTCCTTGCTCGTGATTAGCTAAATTGCTTAGATCTCCTCCTTTATAATCTTTTCAATTCTCCGTAGCTGTAAATGTTGATATGCTGTCATGAGTTATTGAGAACAATTCTGGTGATATATCTGAAATGGTTGAAGTGATTTGGAACttaaaagttctatcatgtttTTTTGCCCTGGatttggtaaagaaaaaagaactaaaaGTTTTAGCAAATGTATCTGGCATTTTTGCTAACCTTTTGACTAATGTCTGCATCATCggcatttctcaaaaaaagttGAGCCACAATATTAGATAGTGATCCAATATAATGAAATGTTCAGGCAGACCTGTTACTTTTTTGGCATCATTTGACTAATGTGTTCTAGTGTATTTTAAGTGTTAGGTTCACTTGCTCTAAAATCATGTCCTGAACTTTATTTGGACCAGGCAATGAGCTTCCAGTCGAGTTCCTTGAAAGTTTGTTAAAGATGGCTCCAACAACGGATGAAGAACTGAAGCTCAGATTATACAGCGGTGAAGTCGCTCAGCTTGGTCCTGCTGATCGGTTCCTGAAAGCTCTTGTTAACATTCCATTTGCTTTTAAACGTATGGAGGCATTGCTTTTCATGAGTACTCTGCAAGAGGAGGTTTCCACAGCTAAGGAGTCCTATGCAACCTTAGAGGTACTTTAGTAGACATCTGAATCTGACCTTTTCATCCAGTTTGTTGCAGTTCTCAAGGAAAGTAATACTCTatctaattttagattttctgGGGAAAAAGGCGCTAATCTTTTTATGGGATTCACACGTTAGGTTCATTCTTTGTGCTTTTGCTAATGGATGGGTTTTTCCTAAGCATGATGTGTCATTCCCCAATTCTTGTTGGTTTCGGGGTGTGACGCGTGGTGCTATCACTCACCTTGTTTGATGTCAATCTGATGAATGCATAAGCATAGAACAAGGTAGTCAGATAGAGGTCCTTCTTCTTGGGGAAAACAAATAAGGAGAATATTGGGTAGTCTTTTCTCAGTCATTTCATGTACACAACCTCACTCATAATTTACAAGGGAACTCCGGTTTGCACATGGACTACTTCAGTTGACGCCAATCTTAGACAGTAATTTGTGATGTATCCTTAACCTTCTGCCTCATTTATACTTAGCTACTTAATGAGGTGTATATTTTCTTGAAAGGTTGCATGCAAGGAACTCAGGAACAGCCGATTATTTCTCAAGCTCCTTGAAGCTGTCCTGAAGACTGGCAATCGCATGAACACTGGAACCTTTCGAGGTGGCGCACAAGCATTTAAGCTGGACACACTTTTGAAATTATCAGACGTGAAAGGAACTGATGGCAAGACGACACTGCTGCATTTTGTGGTTCAGGAGATCATCAGATCAGAAGGTGTAAGAGCTGCTCGTGCAGCTAGTGAAAGCCAAAGCCTCTCCAGCGTGAAATCAGATGATCTCCTCGAGGATGTCTCCCATGATTCAGAAGAGTATTACCGAAGCCTCGGTCTTCAAGTAGTTTCGGGCTTGAGTGGTGAACTTGAAAGCGTCAGAAAAGCAGCGAGTATTGATGCAGACAGCTTGACAGGGGGTGTTGCCAAATTAGGGCATTCATTAATGAAGACCCGCAATTTCTTGAATTCAGAAATGAAGAATGCTGGGGAAGAAAGTGGATTTAACAAAACACTGAAAAGTTTCGCGCAGAATGCTGAGATTGATGTGGCGTGGTtgctagaggaagaaaagaggatAATGGCTCTGGTGAAAAGCACAGGCGATTACTTTCATGGAAATGCCGGGAAGGACGAGGGGTTAAGACTATTTGTGATAGTTAGGGATTTTCTGATCATGTTAGATAAGGCTTGCAAGGAGGTGAGGGATGCACCAAAGAGGCCAGCGAAAACACAGAGGAAAGAGGGTCCAACGGCACGATCCTTGTCAGATTCTCGACAACCAGCCTCTCCTGATCTGCGCCAGCGACTTTTCCCTGCGATCGCCGAACGACGAGTAGATAGTTCTAGCTCCGATGATGAAACTTGATGGGAAATCATTTGACTCAGGTACTCACATTGTTCTTCTGGTTAAAGTTGATATTTTTGTCGCATGGCAAGGGAGGTGTTTGCACTTTG
The window above is part of the Eucalyptus grandis isolate ANBG69807.140 chromosome 6, ASM1654582v1, whole genome shotgun sequence genome. Proteins encoded here:
- the LOC104448355 gene encoding formin-like protein 5, with the translated sequence MSKRMIQGKMGLTKVGAFVVLVTLLCSSMAFCSKERERMGEEVPVRDVLDPLSGVMDKGLVEQLLINCRTDLIQIKDIVEALDVCLLQEASGNSNNFALECRSIAKEKIQQYFDIHPHAKHQLVDCLRKHSFLFPVSGEDFGSQNWYSEYIGSLSSKLGSSRRYLASESPAPAPSPVSGPPASSPAPSPGAPSTPVTSTSPSPPFFPRSPDAPTSPSTGSDNQSASTPSNKRNNKKSVVLAVVITASVTLVLVALLFLCYRRVCRTGPPVGRNDERPLLSLSLSDYSVGSPYKPYVYGSSIKEDKPGQQAFHNEKPSSLSGNYNVESSVLNNFSGKTSSVGIEVNATNLNPNPLPLPPGRAGSTVGFLKPPPGRADPLPPEPPAPPKPPGRTGLPPPAAPPPPPPPTVRPSAVGAGPKPPGPPPPPPGPPRAKPGPPPPPPPKGGAAPPRPPQPPGGLKVTRPSPPGANTSDAGGSDHEVDAPKAKLKPFFWDKVLANPEQSMVWHQIKSGSFQFNEEMIESLFGYAPANKNKNELKKESSSQDPSNQYNPIIDPKKAQNLSILLRALNVTIEEVCDALHEGNELPVEFLESLLKMAPTTDEELKLRLYSGEVAQLGPADRFLKALVNIPFAFKRMEALLFMSTLQEEVSTAKESYATLEVACKELRNSRLFLKLLEAVLKTGNRMNTGTFRGGAQAFKLDTLLKLSDVKGTDGKTTLLHFVVQEIIRSEGVRAARAASESQSLSSVKSDDLLEDVSHDSEEYYRSLGLQVVSGLSGELESVRKAASIDADSLTGGVAKLGHSLMKTRNFLNSEMKNAGEESGFNKTLKSFAQNAEIDVAWLLEEEKRIMALVKSTGDYFHGNAGKDEGLRLFVIVRDFLIMLDKACKEVRDAPKRPAKTQRKEGPTARSLSDSRQPASPDLRQRLFPAIAERRVDSSSSDDET